The sequence TTTTAACGCGTCGTACTTTCGCGCCTTGCCTCAATGCCATCGTCACACCATCAAATTTAGCCATTACTGATTCTCCTCGTAAGTTAGAGTGCACCTGCGAAGTCAGGCGCTCTTTAACTAATAGCACAGACTTATATCCTGATTGCACGCCTTGAATAGATATATTTTCCCCGCTAGTTTCTTGCTCATTCTTCGATGTAGGCTATGACCTACAAAGACTATGCATCTCGATTCGTTCCCTGTAGGCCATAGACTACGAGAGCAGTCCATCCGTTTCTTCGGCTGTCGGAAGGTCTGCATCCGCATCTTCGCAGAGGGAAGAAATGGACGAAGATACTGTATTAGTCTGTACATACATATATTCGATAAACAAAGGACTTAGCTTCCACATCTTCGGAGAGTCCACAAGATCGAAGATGGGGAAGATACGGACGAAAAAGGATAATACGGAAGATGCGCACCTTCATAGACAGAGAAATGGGAAAAGCCGTCTGCATCGACACAACGCCAGCGCATAAAAAGAGGCTGCATCGTCAATCGATCAACGATGCAGCCTCATAATCAATGGGTAGCTTAACTATCTAAACGAAATGCTAACCGGCTTTGGTGACTAGCTGCGGTCCTGGCTTATTGCCAAAGCCGAACGAGGGTGCATTGGCTCGAATCATCTGCTTTTTGAAATCGTTGCTCAAGTGGGCATAATGGCGCATCGTGATTCGCGTATCCTTGTGTCCAAGTTGAGCGGCCAATACTTCAATGGGCATTCCGTTCATTACCGAATGACTGGCGTATGTGTGACGCAGTATATGGAAGGTTACGCCTGCGATCTTTGCTGCTTCACACGCTGCGTCCATCGGCCTCTTTTGTTCGCTTTTCTTCCAAGTCGTATCATTCGCCTTCACGAAGATGCGATCCTTGCCGCTGCGTCCATGCGTCAACTCTGCGAACAGTGCGATACCCTCATCGTTCAATTGAACATACCTTGATTCACCATTCTTGCTATCGGCGATGTAAACGGTTCCCTCTTTCGCTGCGAAATCCTTTACGGTCATTGCTGTTAGTTCTCCATAGCGGCAACCCGTGACCAATGCGCCTTTGACTAGATGGCCGAAGTCTGGTTCGCACGCTCGCATGAGTGCAGTCACTTCATCAGCAGTAAGAAATCGAACCTTGGGCACGTCTACTTTGCTGAAGGGCTTCACGTCCACCCAAGCGGCATCTGAGGCTATGCGCCTGGATTCCGATTTCGCATAGTTCAACGCAGCCTTGAGAACCGTTAGAATC is a genomic window of Acidicapsa acidisoli containing:
- a CDS encoding tyrosine-type recombinase/integrase, encoding MARTRKDARINTRSARTSLQQRKEPYWRSISKGLAVGYYKGATSGAWIAKHFTVATGRRKASLGVADDFEDADGIRVLSFDQAQAKARDWASLKAQEDTGEVQSGGFTVAQAVDEYLAHLTKVKRKPQDRTRAIAKAHILPTLGDVELGKLRHGKIKAWRDSLAEAAPRVRTKAGKPQAYRTMDESQQRARQATANRILTVLKAALNYAKSESRRIASDAAWVDVKPFSKVDVPKVRFLTADEVTALMRACEPDFGHLVKGALVTGCRYGELTAMTVKDFAAKEGTVYIADSKNGESRYVQLNDEGIALFAELTHGRSGKDRIFVKANDTTWKKSEQKRPMDAACEAAKIAGVTFHILRHTYASHSVMNGMPIEVLAAQLGHKDTRITMRHYAHLSNDFKKQMIRANAPSFGFGNKPGPQLVTKAG